The following proteins come from a genomic window of Corynebacterium falsenii:
- a CDS encoding L,D-transpeptidase: MKSDQPKNLRRRLMGIGAATVMVASLGTGVASAQSSMPQLPQIPGAPTAPQAPTQQDINKAANDAVLGARDNIHAQTAPLPGEIREPINQNVDNAVNFLAPGALAAREQARAAAAAAAKNPAPTERTTPCPASAHACVNLEGRDAWLQTNGQTTYGPVKISSGRQGEETPKGKFYVTRKVKDEVSHEFNDAPMPYSVYFTNQGHAFHQGDVNVESAGCIHLSQKDAAAFFDQLQVGDEVYIY, from the coding sequence ATGAAGTCTGACCAACCTAAGAACCTGCGCCGCCGCCTCATGGGCATCGGTGCCGCAACCGTGATGGTTGCCTCTCTCGGCACGGGAGTTGCCTCCGCACAGTCCTCCATGCCTCAGCTTCCCCAGATTCCTGGCGCGCCGACTGCTCCGCAAGCCCCGACTCAGCAGGACATCAACAAGGCTGCCAATGACGCCGTGCTGGGCGCGCGTGACAACATCCACGCGCAAACCGCTCCGCTTCCCGGCGAGATCCGCGAGCCCATCAACCAAAACGTTGATAACGCCGTGAACTTCCTGGCTCCCGGCGCACTGGCCGCCCGCGAGCAGGCTCGCGCTGCCGCTGCCGCCGCAGCCAAGAACCCTGCACCGACCGAGCGCACCACTCCCTGCCCGGCATCGGCTCACGCATGCGTGAACCTCGAGGGTCGCGACGCATGGCTGCAGACCAACGGTCAGACCACCTACGGACCGGTGAAGATCTCCTCCGGTCGCCAGGGTGAGGAGACCCCGAAGGGCAAGTTCTACGTGACCCGCAAGGTCAAGGACGAGGTGTCCCACGAGTTCAATGACGCTCCGATGCCGTACTCCGTGTACTTCACCAACCAGGGCCACGCCTTCCACCAGGGTGACGTGAACGTGGAGTCCGCCGGCTGCATCCACCTGTCGCAGAAGGATGCCGCTGCATTCTTCGATCAGCTTCAGGTCGGCGACGAGGTCTACATCTACTAG
- a CDS encoding TetR/AcrR family transcriptional regulator gives MRAIKHSSSPVSSLGRRERKRELTRQAVYDAAVSLFVGHDADAVTTQQIADSADVSIGTVFNYAATKNELFLLAYNSVFADAITAGEQQLDGDQPPATTVDALHALLRPLLELCHGSDRANLLRYHRELLFSDSNDRYRLQGIELVSQLERSIARILLRGLGSTAASVDDAPQPLADTVRSAARAVWAAVQFSVAMPEHTIDENVRFADADEATVIRQIDIIVRGLETTAAYLPGSTSTS, from the coding sequence ATGAGGGCCATCAAGCACAGCAGCTCACCCGTTAGCTCACTGGGTCGGCGCGAGCGGAAACGCGAACTCACCCGCCAAGCGGTGTACGACGCGGCCGTCAGCCTCTTCGTGGGACACGATGCAGACGCAGTGACCACGCAACAGATCGCGGACTCCGCAGACGTCTCCATTGGCACTGTCTTCAACTACGCCGCGACGAAAAATGAGCTGTTCCTCCTGGCCTACAACTCGGTGTTTGCCGATGCCATCACGGCCGGCGAACAGCAACTGGACGGCGATCAGCCACCGGCCACAACGGTGGACGCCCTGCATGCCCTGCTTCGCCCCCTCCTCGAGCTCTGCCACGGAAGCGATCGTGCCAACCTCTTGCGGTATCACCGCGAGCTGCTGTTCAGCGACAGCAATGATCGCTACCGCCTGCAGGGCATCGAGCTTGTGAGCCAGCTCGAGCGCAGCATCGCACGGATCCTCCTGCGCGGCCTCGGCAGCACAGCGGCCTCCGTGGATGACGCCCCACAGCCCCTCGCCGACACTGTCCGATCGGCAGCTCGCGCGGTGTGGGCGGCGGTTCAGTTCTCCGTAGCTATGCCCGAGCACACCATCGATGAGAACGTTCGCTTCGCAGACGCGGATGAGGCAACCGTCATCCGCCAAATAGACATCATCGTCCGAGGACTCGAGACCACCGCGGCCTACCTCCCCGGTTCGACGAGCACGTCATAA
- a CDS encoding chymotrypsin family serine protease — MGSVVASNLLGSHEDVMANKSRNSTLSGKPTDVPEPSTTPGPDSSIGGTSIARPSPSTSAPGSGGPLPNDPGGSAKIGENDAEKIERRKIYQNSRDFRFLEYGGTIEPGAMYIVKHRDGSAGKCSFGWMVGQKGRVFNLTAGHCGQVGDKVYVQKDGADPVNVGEIVWQEFNGSGQGNGRGSRSDIGVGPDYALIEFYSNYVKYVQATPSVALAGMPLKLGGSKDADWLKQNRPYMCLFGWRTGLACGEFVQLTSQYTIRFEGQLDSGDSGGAVWAFDPSDPTASTIYAVAITSFEQDNDATLAGGKVIGPVMTGKGLSMRN, encoded by the coding sequence GTGGGATCCGTTGTGGCGTCGAACCTGTTGGGCTCGCACGAAGACGTCATGGCCAACAAATCCAGAAACTCCACATTGTCCGGAAAACCAACCGACGTCCCGGAGCCATCAACCACTCCGGGGCCGGACTCATCCATTGGGGGAACGTCAATTGCCCGCCCGTCACCATCGACGAGCGCACCGGGCTCTGGGGGACCATTGCCGAATGATCCGGGGGGATCGGCCAAGATTGGGGAGAACGACGCCGAGAAAATTGAACGGCGCAAGATCTATCAAAACAGCCGAGACTTCCGCTTCCTCGAATACGGCGGCACCATCGAGCCGGGGGCAATGTACATCGTCAAACACCGCGACGGCTCGGCAGGCAAGTGCTCCTTCGGCTGGATGGTGGGCCAGAAAGGCCGAGTGTTCAACCTCACCGCTGGTCATTGCGGGCAGGTCGGGGACAAAGTGTACGTCCAGAAGGACGGGGCTGATCCCGTCAATGTCGGCGAAATCGTCTGGCAAGAATTCAACGGCAGCGGCCAGGGGAACGGTCGGGGTAGTAGGTCGGACATCGGCGTGGGCCCTGACTATGCGCTCATCGAGTTCTACTCCAATTACGTCAAGTACGTCCAAGCGACACCCAGCGTGGCACTCGCCGGGATGCCGCTGAAGCTCGGAGGATCGAAGGACGCAGACTGGCTGAAACAGAACCGCCCCTACATGTGCCTGTTCGGCTGGCGTACCGGGCTGGCCTGCGGCGAGTTCGTGCAGTTGACCAGCCAGTACACCATCCGCTTCGAGGGTCAGTTGGATTCCGGCGACAGTGGCGGTGCCGTATGGGCTTTCGACCCGTCCGACCCCACAGCCAGCACGATCTACGCTGTGGCCATCACGAGCTTCGAGCAAGACAACGATGCCACCCTCGCGGGTGGCAAAGTCATCGGCCCCGTCATGACGGGCAAGGGCCTTTCGATGCGCAACTAG
- a CDS encoding 3-hydroxyacyl-CoA dehydrogenase, whose protein sequence is MTQTIHNVTVLGSGVLGSQIAFQAAFHGFAVTVYDINDDILADARKRFGALAEVYATQAPTPEGVDGKAAADQALAGLRYSSDLADAAKDADLVIEAIPEILDLKRKVFGNLNDVAPSSTIFATNSSTLLPSDIADATGRPDRFLALHFANEVWLHNTAEIMGTAQTDPEVFDTIVDFATKIGAVPIPMHKEKAGYVLNSLLVPFLTAALELAADGYAEPHDVDKVWSIATGAPLGPFRIFDIVGLHTPYNIMANGTDLERRLAQWLKDNYIDQGKLGRASGEGFYTYPQN, encoded by the coding sequence ATGACCCAAACCATTCACAACGTCACCGTCCTCGGCTCTGGAGTCCTCGGATCGCAGATTGCCTTCCAGGCAGCCTTTCACGGATTCGCCGTTACCGTCTACGACATCAACGACGACATCCTCGCAGACGCACGGAAGCGCTTCGGCGCTCTCGCCGAGGTCTACGCCACCCAGGCTCCCACTCCCGAGGGAGTCGACGGCAAGGCGGCAGCCGACCAGGCCCTAGCTGGCCTGCGCTACAGCTCTGACCTCGCCGACGCCGCCAAGGACGCCGACCTCGTCATCGAGGCCATCCCCGAGATCCTCGATCTCAAGCGGAAGGTGTTCGGCAACCTCAACGACGTGGCGCCGAGCAGCACCATCTTCGCCACCAACTCGTCCACTCTGTTGCCCTCCGATATCGCCGATGCCACCGGCCGCCCCGACCGCTTCCTCGCCCTGCACTTCGCCAACGAGGTGTGGCTCCACAACACCGCCGAGATCATGGGCACCGCGCAGACCGACCCCGAGGTGTTCGACACCATCGTGGACTTCGCCACGAAGATCGGCGCCGTTCCGATCCCCATGCACAAGGAGAAGGCCGGCTACGTCCTGAACTCGCTGCTCGTGCCCTTCCTCACCGCCGCCCTCGAGCTCGCGGCCGATGGGTACGCGGAGCCGCACGACGTGGACAAGGTCTGGAGTATCGCCACCGGTGCGCCCCTTGGCCCCTTCCGGATCTTCGACATCGTTGGCTTGCACACCCCGTACAACATCATGGCCAACGGCACTGACCTGGAGCGTCGCCTTGCGCAGTGGCTCAAGGACAACTACATCGACCAGGGCAAGCTCGGCCGCGCCAGCGGAGAAGGTTTCTACACCTACCCCCAGAACTAA
- a CDS encoding response regulator transcription factor, protein MTMPNAQPTKVLVVDDEANISDLLKVSLKFQGFDVETADNGQDALALADSYQPDAFILDVMMPSMDGFTLLSKLRAAGHDAPVLFLTAKDGVEDRIHGLTIGADDYVTKPFSLEEVITRLRVILRRVAPDEDKESSLITYEDITLDDDMHEVTKGGEVVDLSPTEFKLLRYLMVNAEVVLSKSKILDHVWNYDFGGDGNVVESYVSYLRRKIDTQEPRLIHTVRGVGYVLRKPRA, encoded by the coding sequence ATGACCATGCCGAATGCCCAGCCAACCAAGGTGCTCGTCGTTGACGATGAGGCGAACATCTCCGACCTGTTAAAAGTCAGCCTAAAGTTTCAGGGATTCGACGTTGAGACCGCAGACAACGGACAGGACGCGCTCGCCCTGGCGGATTCCTACCAGCCCGATGCGTTTATTCTCGACGTCATGATGCCGTCCATGGATGGCTTTACCCTTCTGAGCAAGCTCCGCGCTGCCGGACACGATGCGCCCGTGCTCTTCCTTACCGCCAAAGATGGTGTGGAAGACCGCATCCACGGACTCACCATCGGTGCCGATGATTACGTGACCAAGCCCTTCAGCCTTGAAGAGGTCATTACCCGGCTGCGCGTCATCCTGCGCCGGGTCGCCCCCGATGAGGACAAGGAATCGAGCCTCATCACGTACGAGGACATCACCTTGGATGACGATATGCACGAAGTCACCAAGGGTGGGGAAGTAGTCGACCTTTCCCCCACAGAGTTCAAGCTGCTGCGTTACCTCATGGTCAACGCGGAGGTTGTGCTCAGCAAGTCCAAGATCCTCGACCACGTGTGGAACTACGATTTCGGTGGCGATGGAAACGTCGTGGAATCCTATGTGTCTTACCTGCGTCGCAAGATCGATACCCAAGAACCACGTCTGATCCACACCGTCCGTGGTGTCGGCTACGTCCTCCGGAAGCCTCGTGCCTAA
- a CDS encoding GNAT family N-acetyltransferase, protein MSENSADSSLTFRRAQDSDRDFIHAMHREAETWGDPNKTLSEFFDEDDQLYVQEWSEDQGGVIVEDNGNPIGAAWLRTFTKDRPGTGFISEEYPEIALAIAPGNTGKGLGRKLMTTTLEQAREDGRPGVSLCVAHGNKRALHLYEKIGFEHHGESADHTDTFAVMLYTF, encoded by the coding sequence ATGTCTGAAAACTCTGCTGATTCATCGCTCACGTTCCGTCGCGCCCAGGATTCTGACCGGGATTTCATTCACGCTATGCACCGGGAAGCCGAAACCTGGGGTGACCCGAACAAGACTCTCTCGGAATTCTTCGACGAAGACGACCAGCTCTACGTGCAGGAGTGGTCGGAAGATCAGGGAGGTGTCATCGTCGAGGATAACGGCAACCCCATCGGTGCTGCATGGCTTCGAACCTTCACGAAGGATCGCCCTGGCACCGGGTTCATTTCCGAGGAGTACCCCGAGATCGCCCTGGCCATCGCACCCGGAAACACCGGCAAGGGTCTCGGCCGCAAGCTCATGACGACAACGCTGGAGCAAGCCCGCGAAGACGGTCGCCCCGGTGTGAGCCTGTGTGTGGCGCACGGAAACAAGCGTGCTCTCCACCTCTACGAGAAGATCGGCTTTGAACACCACGGCGAATCCGCCGACCACACGGACACCTTTGCCGTGATGCTGTACACCTTCTAG
- the thrE gene encoding threonine/serine exporter ThrE: protein MRDIIKKGSDMLFSGNRATIDAIRMAPPPSPLAPVNLSDPVQVHAVMDLAARIGDLLLAAGTGNSDAKAQIRGIMSAYGLRYTHVDITLNTINVYARFANDQPPTNVFRVVHQLATDFSHITEVDRLVRSIVAGATPLDLAQKILFDIETSPLPYRNRYALLSWGGFAAAVALLLGGGWAVAIVAGITTIFTVFANAWLASKSLPLFFQNILGGFAAVIPAAITFAAADALDLYMPPSLIIGSSIVALLAGLTLVQALQDGITGAPVTSAARFYETLVQTGGIITGIAAGIQTMSVIGITLPPIDTSHTSGDLGTVPIQIISGAAATVFFCGACFCERRAMAIAGLTAFIASVAFFFIQDVLGGSYVVADGAASIMIGLAGGLLSRRYMIPPQITAAAGITPFLPGLALYRGMSSLLNDQFVVGMSNLGVALTTATCLAAGVVLGEWVARRIRRPRILHRYNQLRRPKAGKRPTEQEPHLDQHGRVRQPLHWLRRQKKGSQSQWLLDRQMRDTEDEAREKAQQEGTEADTDGPDDVKY from the coding sequence ATGAGGGATATCATCAAAAAGGGCTCCGACATGCTCTTTTCGGGCAATCGGGCCACCATTGACGCTATCCGCATGGCACCGCCGCCCTCCCCGCTGGCGCCGGTCAACCTCTCCGATCCCGTGCAGGTCCATGCCGTCATGGACCTCGCTGCACGCATCGGCGACCTACTGCTCGCCGCGGGCACGGGTAACTCCGATGCCAAGGCGCAGATCCGCGGCATCATGAGCGCCTACGGTCTGCGGTACACGCACGTGGACATCACGTTGAATACCATCAACGTCTACGCCCGCTTCGCCAACGACCAGCCGCCCACCAACGTGTTCCGCGTGGTGCACCAGCTCGCTACAGACTTCTCCCACATCACGGAGGTGGACCGGCTGGTGCGTTCCATCGTCGCCGGCGCCACACCCCTGGATCTCGCGCAGAAGATTCTCTTCGATATCGAGACCTCTCCCCTGCCCTACCGCAACCGGTACGCCCTGTTGTCGTGGGGCGGGTTCGCTGCAGCCGTTGCCCTGTTGCTCGGCGGTGGATGGGCCGTGGCGATCGTCGCGGGCATCACCACGATCTTCACCGTGTTTGCGAACGCCTGGCTGGCGTCGAAATCCCTTCCATTGTTCTTCCAGAACATCCTCGGCGGCTTCGCCGCGGTCATCCCCGCGGCAATCACCTTCGCCGCAGCCGATGCCCTTGATTTATACATGCCACCCAGCCTCATCATCGGTTCGTCCATCGTTGCCCTGCTGGCGGGATTGACGCTGGTCCAGGCCCTCCAGGATGGCATCACCGGCGCGCCAGTCACTTCGGCCGCGCGTTTCTACGAGACACTCGTGCAGACCGGCGGCATCATCACCGGTATCGCCGCCGGTATCCAAACCATGTCGGTCATCGGCATCACCCTGCCGCCCATTGACACCTCCCACACCTCCGGCGATCTCGGCACGGTGCCCATTCAGATCATCTCCGGCGCGGCTGCGACCGTGTTCTTCTGCGGGGCGTGCTTTTGTGAACGCCGGGCGATGGCCATTGCGGGGCTCACTGCTTTCATCGCCTCCGTGGCGTTTTTCTTCATCCAAGACGTTCTGGGAGGCTCCTACGTGGTTGCGGACGGGGCGGCGTCGATCATGATCGGACTCGCCGGCGGTCTGCTGTCTCGCCGCTATATGATCCCACCCCAAATCACGGCGGCCGCGGGCATTACTCCGTTCCTGCCCGGCCTGGCGCTGTACCGCGGCATGAGTTCGCTGCTCAATGACCAGTTCGTGGTTGGTATGTCCAATCTCGGTGTCGCTCTGACCACCGCCACCTGCCTCGCTGCTGGCGTGGTGTTGGGCGAATGGGTCGCTCGTCGTATTCGACGCCCACGTATTCTTCACCGCTACAACCAGCTACGGCGCCCCAAGGCGGGCAAGCGCCCCACGGAGCAGGAACCGCACCTCGATCAGCACGGGCGGGTCCGTCAGCCGTTGCACTGGCTGCGGCGCCAAAAGAAGGGCTCGCAGAGCCAATGGCTGCTGGACCGGCAAATGCGCGATACCGAAGATGAAGCCCGGGAGAAAGCCCAGCAGGAAGGCACCGAGGCAGACACCGATGGGCCGGATGACGTAAAGTATTAA
- a CDS encoding oleate hydratase — MYYSNGNYEAFARPLKPQGADRKHVWIVGSGLAGLSAAGFLVRDAQVPAKNITVLEELELPGGALDGIKEPEKGFVIRGGREMENHFETLWDLFRSVPSLEEEGASVLDEFYWLNKRDPNFSLQRATINRGEDAHTDGKFTLSKKAQKELTKVFLATREEMEGKRITDVFSDDFFESNFWLYWRTMFAFETWHSALEFKLYLHRFIHHIGGLPDFSALKFTKYNQYESLVLPLVTWLKDQGVQFQYGTEVTNVQFDFDGDQKRATRIDWIKDGAEGGVDLSDDDIALVTIGSLTENSGEGDQHTPAPLLDGPAPAWDLWRRIAKQHPSFGHPDVFGSNIPESKWESATVTTLDDKIPPYIQRIAKRDPFSGRVVTGGIVTARDSNWLLSWTVNRQPHFKNQPKDQLVVWVYALYTDRKGNYTGKTIEESTGEEITQEWLYHLGVPEEAIPELAANSAKCVPVMMPYVTSFFLPRKAGDRPDVVPEGAVNFGFIGQFAESSRDTIFTTEYSVRTAMEAVYTLLNVDRGVPEVFGSTYDIRSLLAAAARLSDGEGVNVGPGFVQRAIERRIADSEISELIEQFKVFGDRKPHLPGRGR; from the coding sequence ATGTACTACAGCAACGGAAACTACGAAGCCTTCGCACGCCCCCTCAAGCCCCAAGGCGCCGATCGCAAGCACGTATGGATCGTCGGCTCCGGCCTGGCCGGTTTGTCCGCCGCAGGCTTTCTTGTTCGCGACGCCCAAGTCCCCGCCAAGAACATCACCGTTCTGGAGGAACTTGAACTCCCCGGCGGTGCACTCGACGGAATCAAGGAACCCGAAAAGGGGTTCGTGATCCGCGGCGGCCGCGAGATGGAAAACCACTTCGAAACCCTGTGGGATCTCTTCCGCTCCGTGCCCTCCCTCGAGGAGGAAGGTGCCTCCGTGCTCGATGAGTTCTACTGGCTCAACAAGCGCGACCCCAACTTCTCACTGCAGCGCGCCACCATCAACCGCGGCGAGGATGCCCACACGGACGGCAAGTTCACCCTCTCCAAGAAAGCCCAGAAAGAATTGACCAAGGTCTTCCTGGCCACTCGTGAGGAGATGGAAGGCAAGCGCATCACCGATGTGTTCTCAGACGACTTCTTCGAATCGAACTTCTGGCTGTACTGGCGCACCATGTTCGCCTTCGAAACCTGGCACTCCGCCCTGGAGTTCAAGCTGTACCTCCACCGCTTCATCCACCACATCGGCGGACTGCCGGACTTCTCGGCGCTGAAGTTCACCAAGTACAACCAGTACGAGTCCCTCGTTCTGCCGCTCGTCACCTGGCTCAAGGATCAGGGCGTGCAGTTCCAATACGGCACCGAAGTCACCAACGTACAGTTCGACTTCGACGGCGATCAGAAGCGCGCCACCCGCATCGACTGGATCAAGGACGGCGCGGAAGGTGGCGTGGACCTCAGCGACGACGACATTGCGCTGGTCACCATCGGTTCCTTGACGGAAAACTCCGGTGAAGGCGACCAGCACACCCCCGCCCCGCTCCTCGATGGGCCTGCACCTGCGTGGGACTTGTGGCGTCGGATTGCGAAGCAACACCCCAGCTTCGGCCACCCAGACGTGTTCGGTAGCAACATCCCCGAAAGCAAGTGGGAGTCCGCCACGGTCACCACGCTAGACGACAAGATCCCGCCGTACATTCAGCGCATCGCCAAGCGCGATCCGTTCAGCGGACGAGTGGTCACCGGCGGCATCGTGACCGCACGCGACTCGAACTGGCTGCTGTCGTGGACCGTCAACCGGCAACCGCACTTCAAGAACCAACCGAAGGACCAGCTGGTCGTATGGGTCTACGCGCTCTACACCGACCGGAAGGGCAACTACACGGGCAAGACCATCGAGGAATCCACCGGCGAGGAAATCACCCAGGAATGGCTGTATCACCTGGGCGTTCCCGAGGAGGCCATCCCCGAGCTAGCGGCCAACAGCGCCAAGTGCGTACCGGTGATGATGCCCTACGTGACCTCGTTCTTCCTGCCGCGCAAGGCCGGCGACCGACCCGACGTGGTGCCGGAGGGAGCCGTGAACTTCGGCTTCATCGGCCAGTTCGCGGAGAGCTCACGCGACACGATCTTCACCACGGAATACTCCGTGCGCACCGCCATGGAAGCCGTGTACACGCTGCTCAACGTGGATCGTGGCGTACCGGAAGTGTTCGGCTCGACCTACGACATCCGCTCCCTGCTCGCTGCGGCGGCGCGGTTGAGCGACGGCGAGGGCGTGAACGTGGGCCCCGGCTTCGTGCAAAGGGCCATCGAGCGCCGCATCGCCGATAGCGAGATCAGCGAGCTCATCGAGCAGTTCAAGGTCTTCGGCGACCGCAAACCGCACCTTCCGGGGCGCGGGCGCTAG
- a CDS encoding alpha,alpha-trehalose-phosphate synthase (UDP-forming), whose translation MSSDFVVVANRLPVDRSTDPDTGESTWTPSPGGLVTALRPVLQANDGAWVGWPGSTDEVTADELPSAEETGLTLLPVNLSAEDFEKFYEGFSNATLWPLYHDLIVPPTFNRDWWDRYQDVNKRFAEAASAEAAEGATVWVQDYQLHLVPGQLRAMRDDVCIGFFLHIPFPSPELFRQMPWRTSVLEGTLGADVIGFHTQDSARNFMLTLRALGYEVTIQDSSDSATYLRGARLPEEGHIVGTVELEDGRSVKVGAFPISIDSAQVNAKANDPEVMAVATDLRAQLGHPKLLIAGVDRLDYTKGILQRLEALEYLLDSGKLNAEDVVMVQVATPSRERLDDYQRTREMVEQTVSRINGNHGSLGRSVVQYRHSGLPFEQIVGLYAAADIMLVTPLKDGMNLVAKEYVACHSDGSGALVLSEFAGAATQLVQAYLCNPHDVESIAAAVMRAVEDDPAKRKERMEQMWEHTRDNDVDRWAATFLEQLRSIDPER comes from the coding sequence ATGAGCTCCGACTTCGTTGTCGTTGCCAACCGCCTGCCCGTTGACCGCAGCACCGATCCCGACACGGGCGAATCAACCTGGACTCCCTCCCCCGGCGGGCTTGTGACCGCGCTCCGCCCGGTTCTCCAGGCCAACGATGGCGCCTGGGTCGGCTGGCCCGGATCCACCGACGAGGTCACGGCCGACGAACTGCCCTCCGCCGAGGAGACGGGGCTGACGCTACTGCCGGTCAACCTCAGCGCGGAAGACTTCGAGAAGTTCTACGAGGGCTTCTCCAACGCCACGCTGTGGCCGCTGTACCACGACCTCATCGTGCCGCCCACGTTTAATCGCGACTGGTGGGACCGCTACCAGGATGTGAACAAGCGCTTCGCCGAGGCCGCTAGCGCGGAAGCCGCCGAGGGCGCGACCGTGTGGGTGCAGGATTACCAACTGCACCTCGTGCCGGGCCAACTGCGCGCCATGCGCGACGATGTCTGCATCGGATTCTTCCTGCACATCCCCTTCCCCTCGCCGGAGCTGTTCCGGCAGATGCCGTGGCGCACCAGCGTGCTGGAGGGCACCCTCGGCGCAGACGTGATCGGCTTCCACACGCAGGATTCCGCCCGCAACTTCATGCTCACGCTCCGCGCGTTGGGCTATGAGGTGACCATCCAGGATTCCAGCGACAGCGCCACCTACCTGCGCGGGGCACGCCTGCCGGAGGAGGGCCACATCGTGGGCACCGTGGAGTTGGAGGACGGCCGGTCGGTGAAGGTCGGTGCGTTCCCCATTTCCATCGACTCCGCCCAGGTCAATGCCAAGGCTAACGACCCGGAGGTTATGGCCGTGGCCACGGACCTGCGGGCCCAGCTGGGCCACCCCAAGTTGCTCATTGCCGGTGTGGACCGGCTGGACTACACGAAGGGCATCCTGCAGCGCCTCGAGGCCTTGGAGTATCTGCTGGATAGCGGGAAGCTCAACGCCGAGGACGTGGTGATGGTGCAGGTCGCCACACCATCGCGTGAGCGGCTGGATGACTACCAGCGCACCCGCGAGATGGTGGAGCAGACGGTCTCTCGTATCAACGGCAACCACGGCAGCCTGGGCCGATCCGTGGTGCAGTATCGGCACTCCGGCCTGCCGTTTGAGCAGATCGTGGGCCTGTATGCCGCCGCGGACATCATGCTGGTCACGCCGCTGAAGGACGGCATGAACCTGGTGGCCAAGGAATACGTGGCGTGCCACTCCGATGGGTCGGGGGCCTTGGTGCTCTCCGAGTTCGCCGGTGCGGCCACGCAGTTGGTGCAGGCATACTTGTGTAACCCGCACGATGTGGAATCCATCGCCGCCGCTGTGATGCGGGCTGTGGAGGATGACCCGGCCAAGCGTAAGGAGCGGATGGAGCAGATGTGGGAACACACCCGCGACAACGACGTTGATCGTTGGGCGGCGACGTTCTTGGAACAGCTTCGATCAATCGACCCCGAAAGGTGA